The DNA segment ATACATCCGATCCCAGTCGTATATTCACTCCAAATCAAATTTCATCACATTCCAAGACCAAATGTTGGCCACACGGGCAACCTTGTTTAGTCTTATGATTACAGTGAAGTAGCAGGCCCAAGATTCAGATGTGAAATAGAGCATCCATCAGGTGAAGCCATCATGCTCTGGAAAATAAACCAAACACGGTTAGAAAAGCATGACATCCAATTATAAGCTTAGCCAGGAGATGGATAGAGCTCATTCAGCTTCAGCAAACCAATATGAAATCCTAAAAGGATTATCATATATAGAGAACTATCAGGAACCACatggaataaaattatatcaaatactACTAAAGTAAGAATGAATGAACCCAAAATACAATCCATCTAATACTTACAATGCCTCTGTTGAAGGGCCATTAATGCTGTTTGCAACATCTCTCTAGCCTTTCTATCTGGGGTGCATCCAGAAGATTCCATTTCTTTGTATATTTCGGGCACCTGGCCaaccaagaaaagaaaatctcccatcataaatttttaattactttaccAGAAGTTAGTTAGCAAATGAAGCTCCTAActttataaaatcttattttcaacATTTCTGTCATGTGAGAAGGGAGAATTTGAAGCAAATCAAGGGCAGTAAACACCTTATCAAACTTCCTTGCTCGTATAAATGCCTTCATAAGTGTACTATATGTCACCAAGTCAGGACTAATACCCTTCAATGACACCAAGAACATCATTTCAGAAACTGTATTAAGGAGCATATGTCAAAATGAACTGcataaagaaaatagtttaatCCAACTTAATTTTGCAATATAGTATATATCATAGAAATTTATGGGCATCATGCACTTGCTGATAAAAGTTTAAGAAGGCTTACACTTTCTTTTATAAGTTGATAAATAGATAATGCTTCCATATGTCTACCAGCGATCCCAAATGCATTAATCAACACATTTAGCATTAtcaaatttggttcaattcCTTCTGGTTCCATGAGCTGCAGCACCTTAACAGTCTGTTCACAATATCCCTGCATTGAAAGCAGTTTCACTAATGCATTCAATTAGTGAACTTGAAAGTACATCCTCTGGTGAACTTGAAAGTGAAGCAAAATTACTTGCATCTCactatcaaatcaaatttaaacagaGTTTCTTGGTTATTTTATCAGTAACAGATAAACCAGATAAGGGAACTTGAAAGTGAAGCCAAAATTATGTGCAGCTGATTATCAAATCAGTTTTAAAGTGAAGTTCTTGTCTATTAAATCAACAGCGGGCTATTAGTTGCCAACCGAGTTTGACAATGCTTCTTTCCTTTACCCTCTATGATAATGTTCTCAAAGTTTTTTAGCCCATTTAAAACATGAAATACACAACTTTCTTTCACAAATAGCAACATTTGTGTTGATTGTTCCAGACAGTATATTATAAAAAGACAATTTCTTGGATAATTTTACAAGCTCCACTAGAATATAGGTTAGTCAATTCATAAACACAGGCTAATACTACCAATGCTATATACACTTCAATATGCATCAGAATATCAAGCATTATGGTCAATCCCATGATATATAAAGGTCATTGCTGATCTTATTACTCATGAAGATAATGTCATccatatttaaactaaaataaatggagctaaatataatatacaaaaacatAAACTTGATACACAAATAGTAATAGggactttaaaaaattaagaaagagagaaagtgagAAATAGACTCTACCTGCTGAGCATAAGCATTTGCTAAGATGCAAAACATGGTAGCAGATGGTTGAAGACCTTCTGACTTCAGAGCAGATATGCACTCTTCTGGATCATGAAATCTCCCATACTGACCATAAATGTCAACTAAAATTGCATAAATGGCTCCGACTTCTTTATGCCCCCTGTATTTCATATTCTCAAAATTCCTCTTTATCACATCCCACTTCCCTTGCTCTCCCAAAATGCTAATGATGGTCATGAAAATTTTTGGATCAGGATAAAGCCGTTGCTCTTGCATTTCAGTGAACAACTCAAGAGCCTTACCAATATCACCTGCCTTACAGTGCCACCGAATCAAAGAATTCCATGTCATTATATCTGGCCTTATACCTTCTTGTTGCATTTTCTCAAACACTTCTAATGCCTCAACCAATTCACCATATTTTCCAAATGTATCAATAATGCTATTATAAATCTGCCTATCTAGTGACAATCCCTTCTCCTTAATCTCCTCCACAATGCCTATAGCTTTCTTCCACATCCCATTGTCCCTATAAAGGCCAATAACCTTACTATACACAAATGAATTCAACCGAAACCCCTTTCTCTTCATCTCATTGATTATCGACCATGTGTCTTCCAACCGACCAGCCTTAACATAATAATCCAACAGAATCTCAAAAGTCTCTCGATTCCTCCACACACCCATTTCATCCATCACCACCAAAACCCTAACTGTAAGTCCTAAAAGGCCTTTCCTCAAAAACCCTTTTAGCAAAGCGTTAAACAACCACACTTTTGGCTTCAACCCAAACCAAATCATCTCTTGGAAAATCGCATCAGCTTCTAAAGTCCTACTGACACTCCCAAGGCCTTCAATCAATGCCTCATAAGAAACCAAATTCGGACGAAACCCTAAAGCCTCCAACTCAGCAAGAAGAGCCATAGCCTTGTCAATATCCCCTACACTACAGAATTTCTGAATCAACTCGTTGTATGACTCACCCGAAAATTCCTCATTTGGGCACTTAGTACTCAGATTCTTCTGCTTGTTTACACTAAACCTAACCTCTTTAACATAACTTTTCATTGaataattacaagaaaaatttaataacctATATGTCACATTATATTTGGGGCAAAACAAGATGAGAGGATTTGCACCACCATGAAGCGACAAAAACGACATGGTTTCCaaattaaatttggttttatcaccagaatgataaaatttaagaaataaatatttaagctGCTGTTAAACACTACTTAGAAGTATAGAGTTCATATTTTGAACTATCTTTTGTTTGATCGAGCCGTTCAATTCAAGCGTGATGAAAAATGTAAGAGCGATAAACCTGTTGGAGGACAGGGAGACTGGAGCCGAAAAAGGCGTGGAGGCTTCGAATTTTCTTGGCTTTTCCCGTGTTTTGTCGGGAAACAAACAGTGGTGTATGGCAGGTGCAGTATGTGAAAAAAAACGAGGACTTGGAAGTCATTATCCAAATTGTAATTATACATTCTGTAAGAATGGCAATTATCTAAGAGCTCCCAAAAGTTTCGAAATTAACTTGGGAATCCATAAACTTCCCCACTTTTAAAAAGCCTTAGCTTACATCCCATTCTTTTTTGTGAAGATACCTCAACATATTATTGAGAAAGGAAATTCGAATAATGAACTTTGATCGgtaataaaaaaaggttaattaaATGTTTACCCCTCATCATCAAAACCTCTGGTGAATTTGACAATAAGATGAAttgatttaatgaaa comes from the Mangifera indica cultivar Alphonso unplaced genomic scaffold, CATAS_Mindica_2.1 Un_0002, whole genome shotgun sequence genome and includes:
- the LOC123205142 gene encoding pentatricopeptide repeat-containing protein CRP1, chloroplastic-like isoform X2; translation: MSFLSLHGGANPLILFCPKYNVTYRLLNFSCNYSMKSYVKEVRFSVNKQKNLSTKCPNEEFSGESYNELIQKFCSVGDIDKAMALLAELEALGFRPNLVSYEALIEGLGSVSRTLEADAIFQEMIWFGLKPKVWLFNALLKGFLRKGLLGLTVRVLVVMDEMGVWRNRETFEILLDYYVKAGRLEDTWSIINEMKRKGFRLNSFVYSKVIGLYRDNGMWKKAIGIVEEIKEKGLSLDRQIYNSIIDTFGKYGELVEALEVFEKMQQEGIRPDIMTWNSLIRWHCKAGDIGKALELFTEMQEQRLYPDPKIFMTIISILGEQGKWDVIKRNFENMKYRGHKEVGAIYAILVDIYGQYGRFHDPEECISALKSEGLQPSATMFCILANAYAQQGYCEQTVKVLQLMEPEGIEPNLIMLNVLINAFGIAGRHMEALSIYQLIKESGISPDLVTYSTLMKAFIRARKFDKVPEIYKEMESSGCTPDRKAREMLQTALMALQQRH
- the LOC123205142 gene encoding pentatricopeptide repeat-containing protein CRP1, chloroplastic-like isoform X1, with the translated sequence MSFLSLHGGANPLILFCPKYNVTYRLLNFSCNYSMKSYVKEVRFSVNKQKNLSTKCPNEEFSGESYNELIQKFCSVGDIDKAMALLAELEALGFRPNLVSYEALIEGLGSVSRTLEADAIFQEMIWFGLKPKVWLFNALLKGFLRKGLLGLTVRVLVVMDEMGVWRNRETFEILLDYYVKAGRLEDTWSIINEMKRKGFRLNSFVYSKVIGLYRDNGMWKKAIGIVEEIKEKGLSLDRQIYNSIIDTFGKYGELVEALEVFEKMQQEGIRPDIMTWNSLIRWHCKAGDIGKALELFTEMQEQRLYPDPKIFMTIISILGEQGKWDVIKRNFENMKYRGHKEVGAIYAILVDIYGQYGRFHDPEECISALKSEGLQPSATMFCILANAYAQQGYCEQTVKVLQLMEPEGIEPNLIMLNVLINAFGIAGRHMEALSIYQLIKESGISPDLVTYSTLMKAFIRARKFDKVPEIYKEMESSGCTPDRKAREMLQTALMALQQRHCKY
- the LOC123205142 gene encoding pentatricopeptide repeat-containing protein CRP1, chloroplastic-like isoform X3, yielding MSFLSLHGGANPLILFCPKYNVTYRLLNFSCNYSMKSYVKEVRFSVNKQKNLSTKCPNEEFSGESYNELIQKFCSVGDIDKAMALLAELEALGFRPNLVSYEALIEGLGSVSRTLEADAIFQEMIWFGLKPKVWLFNALLKGFLRKGLLGLTVRVLVVMDEMGVWRNRETFEILLDYYVKAGRLEDTWSIINEMKRKGFRLNSFVYSKVIGLYRDNGMWKKAIGIVEEIKEKGLSLDRQIYNSIIDTFGKYGELVEALEVFEKMQQEGIRPDIMTWNSLIRWHCKAGDIGKALELFTEMQEQRLYPDPKIFMTIISILGEQGKWDVIKRNFENMKYRGHKEVGAIYAILVDIYGQYGRFHDPEECISALKSEGLQPSATMFCILANAYAQQGYCEQTVKVLQLMEPEGIEPNLIMLNVLINAFGIAGRHMEALSIYQLIKESFILTYAP